In the Petrotoga olearia DSM 13574 genome, TCAGAATAAGATAGAGAAATTGCCTATTGTAGACGATAAAAGACATATAAAGGGTTTGATAACAATAAAAGATATTACTTCCGTAATTGAAAACCCAAATGCGACAAGAGATGATAAAGGGCGATTAGTTGTTGGGGCTGCTGTTGGTGTTTCAGATGGTTTACAAAGAACTCAGGAATTAGTAAAGGCAGGGGTTGATTTCGTTGTTTTAGATTCAGCCCATGGACATTCAAAAAACATAATAGAAACTTTGAAAATGATAAAAGAAAGATTTCAAGATCTCCCTGTAATTGCTGGAAATATAGCTACTGTCGAAGCTGCCAAGATGTTAATAGAAAGTGGAGCGGATGCATTGAAAGTTGGAATTGGTCCAGGTTCTATATGTACCACCAGAGTTATTTCCGGTGTTGGGGTGCCACAGCTTACGGCAATTATGAAAGTTTCAGAAGAAGCGAAAAAATACGATATCCCTGTTATAGCAGATGGTGGGATAAGATATTCTGGAGATATCGTTAAAGCTTTAGCAGCAGGAGCCTCTACCGTGATGATGGGAAGTATTTTTGCAGGTACTGAAGAAGCAC is a window encoding:
- the guaB gene encoding IMP dehydrogenase translates to ENGIIYDPITITPDTTVKEAEKIMKEYRIGGLPVVDEDNVLLGILTNRDIRFEQNMEKRAKELMTSYQNLVVAGSHISLEEAKEILHQNKIEKLPIVDDKRHIKGLITIKDITSVIENPNATRDDKGRLVVGAAVGVSDGLQRTQELVKAGVDFVVLDSAHGHSKNIIETLKMIKERFQDLPVIAGNIATVEAAKMLIESGADALKVGIGPGSICTTRVISGVGVPQLTAIMKVSEEAKKYDIPVIADGGIRYSGDIVKALAAGASTVMMGSIFAGTEEAPGETVIYQGRKFKTYRGMGSIAAMEKGSKDRYFQEETPNEKLVPEGVEAMVAYKGEVKDVIIQLVGGVKAGMGYVGAKDINELQQKARFIKITTSKQ